From Deinococcus aquaticus, one genomic window encodes:
- the clpS gene encoding ATP-dependent Clp protease adapter ClpS, whose translation MTRRDLDSGTQTLERTRTQRPRLFRVLLLNDDYTPMEFVVEVLRRFFRKSEQEAELIMLAVHHKGQGVAGVYSRDVAETKVAQVMAAAQQEGFPLRVVAEPEAGE comes from the coding sequence ATGACACGCCGGGACCTTGACTCTGGAACTCAGACGCTGGAGCGCACGCGAACGCAGCGGCCCCGGCTGTTCCGGGTACTGCTACTGAACGACGATTACACCCCGATGGAGTTCGTGGTGGAGGTGCTGCGCCGCTTCTTCCGCAAATCCGAGCAGGAGGCCGAGCTGATCATGCTGGCCGTGCATCACAAGGGGCAGGGCGTGGCGGGCGTGTACTCGCGGGACGTGGCCGAGACGAAGGTGGCGCAGGTGATGGCGGCCGCGCAGCAGGAGGGGTTCCCGCTGCGCGTGGTGGCCGAACCGGAGGCGGGCGAATGA
- a CDS encoding desiccation-associated late embryogenesis abundant protein, with translation MKSDRHFPVKRLLVLGALVGAGAYYFSREQNRRALDSKLADLGLKDAAQDVGQSVTKGWEKTKDAAKDAGAVIADKASEVKEAAADGAHAAADKVKEVAGDVKDAVADASGKAADAAKDAAATASDKAADVADKARDAAADAKNAAADKAAEVKADAQAKVADVKADATKAANDVKGAARDAKKA, from the coding sequence ATGAAAAGTGATCGTCATTTTCCCGTGAAACGCCTGCTGGTCCTGGGTGCCCTGGTGGGCGCCGGGGCGTACTACTTCAGCCGTGAGCAGAACCGCCGCGCCCTGGATTCCAAACTGGCTGACCTGGGCCTCAAGGACGCCGCGCAGGACGTGGGCCAGAGCGTCACGAAAGGCTGGGAGAAGACCAAGGACGCCGCCAAGGACGCCGGGGCCGTCATTGCCGACAAGGCCAGCGAGGTCAAGGAGGCCGCCGCTGACGGTGCGCACGCCGCTGCCGACAAGGTCAAGGAAGTGGCCGGTGACGTGAAGGACGCCGTGGCCGACGCCTCTGGTAAGGCTGCCGACGCCGCCAAGGACGCCGCCGCGACCGCCAGCGACAAGGCCGCCGACGTGGCCGACAAGGCCAGGGACGCCGCCGCCGACGCGAAGAACGCCGCTGCCGACAAGGCCGCCGAGGTCAAGGCCGACGCGCAGGCCAAGGTGGCTGACGTGAAGGCCGACGCCACCAAGGCCGCCAACGACGTCAAGGGTGCCGCCCGCGACGCCAAGAAAGCCTGA
- a CDS encoding AAA family ATPase — translation MISDHLQVTIGRAADYAREARHELVTLEHLLLALTHDPEGREALLAVGVDVERLRDDLQAVLSALDAVPDAEPDFTLGVHRVVEGAVLQLHASGKGGQEADGARVLVELLEEEDSPARAAIEAQGASRLDVLNFVSHGSAKVTGRDRERRVAGVDGPAPDGTGAEVPEVDPLEAYASDLTELARAGRFDPVIGREAELERTVHILARRGKNNPVLVGEPGVGKTALAEGLAQRVADGRAPGFLRDASVFALDLGALLAGTRYRGDFEARLKAVLAALDGRNAVLFIDELHTLVGAGATEGGNVDAANLLKPALARGSAHGHGLRVLGATTPAELRFLEKDRALWRRFQTVEVPEPSEEDALKIVQGLSGRYEAHHGVTFTPGALEAAVRLSVRYLRDRFLPDKAIDVLDESGAARSSAGKGGVIDVPDIEGTVARMARVPLGAVRAEEVTSLATLGADLRARVFGQDAAVDAVASAVKLARAGLRDPQKPQGAFLFAGPTGVGKTELARALADRLGIHLARFDMSEYQEAHTVARLIGAPPGYVGFDQGGLLTDAVAKHPHAVVLLDEIEKAHPDVYNVFLQLMDHGTLTDHTGKKVDGRGVILIFTTNAGAADAARPALGFGRVGRAGEEAEAVKRTFTPEFRNRLDAVLHFSPLSPAVMGGVVDKFIRELQAQLAERGVTVTVSPAARARLAELGYDPAMGARPLARVIETRVKRPLADELLFGRLKDGGAVKVGVRNGEFTFN, via the coding sequence ATGATCAGTGATCACTTACAGGTGACGATTGGCCGCGCGGCGGATTACGCGCGTGAGGCGAGGCATGAGCTGGTGACGCTGGAGCATCTGCTGCTGGCCCTGACGCACGACCCGGAGGGCCGCGAGGCGCTGCTGGCGGTGGGCGTGGACGTGGAGAGGTTGCGGGACGATCTTCAGGCGGTGCTGTCAGCGCTGGACGCCGTGCCGGACGCCGAGCCGGATTTCACACTGGGCGTTCACCGGGTGGTGGAGGGCGCGGTGCTTCAACTGCATGCCAGCGGGAAGGGCGGGCAGGAGGCGGACGGCGCGCGCGTGCTGGTGGAGCTGCTGGAGGAGGAGGACAGTCCGGCGCGCGCGGCCATCGAGGCGCAGGGAGCGTCGCGGCTGGACGTGCTGAACTTCGTGTCACACGGGTCGGCGAAGGTGACGGGCCGGGACCGCGAGCGGCGCGTGGCGGGCGTGGACGGCCCGGCCCCGGACGGAACGGGGGCCGAGGTGCCGGAGGTGGACCCGCTGGAGGCGTATGCGTCGGACCTGACGGAACTGGCGCGGGCGGGGCGCTTCGATCCGGTGATCGGCCGCGAGGCGGAGCTGGAGCGCACGGTGCATATTCTGGCGCGGCGCGGGAAGAACAATCCGGTGCTGGTCGGCGAGCCGGGCGTGGGCAAGACCGCGCTGGCCGAGGGGCTCGCGCAGCGGGTCGCGGATGGGCGGGCGCCGGGGTTCCTGCGGGACGCGTCGGTGTTCGCGCTGGACCTGGGGGCATTGCTGGCCGGCACGCGTTACCGGGGCGATTTCGAGGCGCGGCTGAAGGCGGTGCTGGCGGCGCTGGACGGGCGGAACGCGGTGCTGTTCATCGACGAGCTGCACACGCTGGTGGGGGCCGGGGCGACCGAGGGCGGGAACGTGGACGCCGCGAACCTCCTGAAACCGGCCCTGGCCCGCGGCAGTGCGCACGGGCACGGGCTGCGGGTGCTGGGCGCGACCACGCCCGCCGAGTTGCGGTTCCTGGAGAAGGACCGGGCGCTGTGGCGGCGCTTCCAGACGGTCGAGGTGCCCGAGCCGTCCGAGGAGGACGCCCTGAAGATCGTGCAGGGGCTCTCGGGGCGCTACGAGGCGCATCACGGGGTGACGTTCACGCCGGGGGCGCTGGAGGCGGCGGTGCGGCTCTCCGTGCGGTACCTGCGGGACCGGTTCCTGCCGGACAAGGCCATCGACGTGCTCGACGAGTCGGGCGCGGCGCGCTCCAGCGCCGGGAAGGGCGGCGTGATCGACGTGCCGGACATCGAGGGCACGGTGGCCCGCATGGCGCGCGTGCCGCTGGGCGCGGTGCGGGCCGAGGAGGTCACTTCGCTGGCCACGCTGGGCGCGGACCTGCGGGCGCGGGTGTTCGGGCAGGACGCGGCCGTGGACGCCGTGGCGAGCGCCGTGAAACTGGCCCGCGCGGGCCTGCGCGACCCGCAGAAACCGCAGGGGGCGTTCCTGTTCGCCGGGCCGACCGGGGTGGGTAAGACCGAACTAGCCCGCGCGCTGGCCGACCGGCTGGGCATTCACCTGGCGCGCTTCGACATGAGCGAGTACCAAGAGGCGCACACGGTCGCGCGCCTGATCGGAGCGCCCCCCGGCTACGTGGGCTTCGATCAGGGGGGCCTGCTGACGGACGCCGTGGCGAAGCACCCGCACGCGGTGGTGCTGCTCGACGAGATCGAGAAGGCGCACCCGGACGTGTACAACGTCTTCCTGCAACTGATGGATCACGGCACCCTGACCGACCACACCGGCAAGAAGGTGGACGGGCGCGGAGTGATCCTGATCTTCACCACGAACGCCGGGGCGGCCGACGCCGCGCGGCCCGCGCTGGGCTTCGGGCGGGTGGGCCGCGCGGGCGAGGAGGCCGAGGCCGTGAAACGGACGTTCACGCCGGAATTCCGCAACCGCCTGGACGCCGTGCTGCACTTCTCGCCGCTGTCGCCGGCCGTCATGGGCGGCGTGGTGGACAAGTTCATCCGGGAGTTGCAGGCCCAGCTGGCCGAGCGGGGCGTGACGGTCACGGTCAGCCCGGCGGCGCGCGCGCGACTGGCTGAACTGGGGTATGACCCGGCCATGGGGGCCCGCCCGCTGGCCCGCGTGATCGAGACGCGCGTCAAACGCCCGCTGGCCGACGAGTTGCTGTTCGGCCGTCTGAAAGACGGTGGGGCGGTGAAAGTAGGCGTCCGGAACGGGGAATTCACGTTCAATTGA